A DNA window from Bacillus carboniphilus contains the following coding sequences:
- the secG gene encoding preprotein translocase subunit SecG yields the protein MHAFLVTLLIINCIALIVVVLLQSGKSAGLSGAISGGAEQLFGKQKARGIDLVLHRLTVVFSVLLFVLTIAVTYFKL from the coding sequence ATGCACGCATTCTTAGTTACATTATTGATCATTAACTGTATTGCACTTATTGTCGTTGTCTTATTACAATCTGGTAAAAGTGCAGGTCTATCTGGTGCTATCTCCGGTGGTGCTGAGCAGCTTTTTGGAAAGCAAAAGGCTCGTGGGATTGATCTTGTTTTACACCGATTAACGGTTGTATTTTCCGTACTGCTTTTCGTTTTGACAATTGCAGTAACGTACTTCAAATTATAA